Sequence from the Chroogloeocystis siderophila 5.2 s.c.1 genome:
ACCGACATCAAAACCTTTTTGCCAGGCAATCTCGCGAGCGCGACGAAACGCTACAAAGCTATCAGGTCGTACAATAAATGCTAAGTAATCAGTTTGCGGATTGAATGTTTTGAGAAGGCTGTGAAATTCTGAACTAACTTGCATCAATTCTTGAGTAGATTCACCACTGTCGCTTCTTAAGGGTTCATAGATTAACCCTATTGAAGAATTTAGGTTGATACGTATTTCGTAGTGTGCAGTTTGTATTCTAAAATTTTTGACTTGACTAATTTTGTTGTTAATACAATTGTGATACTCTTGTCGTTGCTGTTGATAATATTGATAGCTGTAAACATCTAGATTTATTGGTAATTCTGGTTCATCACACGAAGGTAGCGAGTTACTAAAATTTGTAAACTCACGGTTAACTGTAGTGCTATCGAGAGGGATAACTTTGTTGCCTCGCACCTCAAAAAACTGCGGAACTTTATCCGAATCAGAGACTACAGGAGTGCGAACAATAGTAGCAGATTGTACAGCTACCACACTGACAAATAAACCCACAAACATCAACACGCCAACAGTGTTAGTCAGAATATCTAAAAAAGAATCTAAATTTTGTGTGGGAATCGACTGTTTGTAAAATCGTCTTCTCATTTTATCCTCTTTGTCGCAGCATCTTGAACTTTGAGTTGCCAACCTTCGTCGATTGGCTCAAACCCGATATCGATATTTTGCCGCTCAACAAGAGTGCGTACTTCCTGAAAGACATCGATACCATCAGGACGAATCGCCACAATTAAATACTCTTTATCTCTGTTGAAACTGACTTCTGCTAATAAGCTTTGCAATGCCGAATTAGAACGATTGATGTCTTCTCGATTAACAAAAGTCTGCTCAGGGTAAATAACAATACCATCACTGCGACACTCTATATATCGCGGTGTTTTAGCTTGATTTTGCCCATTTTCTCGCGCAACGATTGTGACTTGACGTTGGTTAGTCGAAATTTGTGCAGTGACAACAACAATAAGTAAAATCAAACTACCGATGACACAAACTAAAACAGAAAGAAACGGAAAGAGTTCGACTTCAATTGATCGGCGAGAGCTACGCATGAAAATCTAAACTCCTGTCATCGCGTTCTACTAAAGTGATGCGACGAGGGCGATTTAATTGCTCTAGAATTGGGGTTAATTGAGTTAAACTTTCTCTAACACCTACTAAAACGTGTTCTAGCTGCGCGGTTTGCTCTAGCGAATGTACTGTTTGCTCTAAATTTTGCTGGAGTTTAGCTATTTCTGAGACTTGAGATGCACATTGTTCTAAAGTAGCAATTCGTGTATCAAGCGCTTTTGCTGCTTGCTCCAAACGAAGACCAAGTTGATCAGCTTGTTGAGTTAAATTGTTAGCTACTGTTAAATTACTCGCTTTGACTTCAGCTAATAGCTGTGAATTTATATCTTGAAATTCGGTCACTAAATTTGTAATAGCTGTATAACTGACCTGACGTTGTTGCTCAACAAAAGCTAGGAATTATTGTCGATCTTGTAAGGCAAATTGACTAACTTCGCTCATTTTTTCAATTAATTGCGCACTCACACCTTGAACTTTACCAATTTCAAGAAGAAACCCTTTTGCTAATGCCATTGCTGCTTGTTTAGCATAAGTATGTGCTGTTTGAACTAAAGCTTCTGGGCTAGGAAAACTTTCTTGAAGTGCATTTTTAACTGTTTTATAAATAGCATCTTCATCTAAGCTAGCAAAAGGATCTCGGAGTCTTGATAGTACTTTATCGTTTATATAAATATCAATTGCCAACAGTAGCCGCGACTCAAACCTTTCAGCAAAAACTAAAGGAATCATGATCAAAACGCTCAAACAAAGAGCAAGCAAGGTAGTGTCAAAGCCAATAGCAAGTCCATTAGTTACAGTTCCAATTCCCTGCTTAATCTGTTCAATGTCGGCTGCATCTGACAAAAATCCAGAAAAACCACTAACAGCGTTACTGATACCTATAACTGTGCCAATAAATCCTAAGACAGGAATAGCCCACACTAGAATTCGTGGAACCGAATAAGATGCTTCTAAGGCAGTTGTGTAAAAAGTTGAATCATCTAAAGCAAACTCGGTGGTGGTTTTACGATTTCCTGAATATAAATAGGCTGCTAATACCCGACTGCAACGAGTAGCAATTAAGCTTTTTGTATAAGCTAAACTTTGCTGTAATTTGGCTAATTGTGGTGCTTTTGGGTCTTCTAAAGAAATATTCTGTGGAATGTAATCTTGATTAAGTGCTAGAAACTATTTTTGTAGCTTAATAATTTTTAGCGTTGTGAATGCTGCAACTATACATGCTAGAAAAATATCAAATTGCTGAGTAATTCCTCTATTGTAAAGGAGATTTCCTAGATAAGAATTACGTACAGGAAGCAACAAAATATAAATTAAAATTGTAATAGTGAAAGCAGCTGCTATAGCGATAGGTAATTGTACATTTAACTCTTGTCGATCTGTACCACGAGATTTCGATAAAACTTTAGTATTGAATAAGGTTTTTGCCATTCTAATTTCTAAAAAATCTTGTTACACAAAGTATTGGTTTGATGATGTTTAAGAAAAAATATGTTTTTAAATTTAATATTTAAAAATGTTAGAAAAACGAATGGATAACAATAAAAAAAGTGTAATCTCCTTTGAAATGCTCAAATTGTTGTTAAAGACATTAAAGATAGTTTTATAATATTAAGCGCTAAAAATCATCAAAGTACTCCGCAATTTCACCTACTTTTAACGAGTTCTACACTTCATCTTCCGTGTATGTATCTAGACTTGATTTAGTAAAGACTTATGCAACGCCGATAGCAGCAATAGTAAATATGTACTAATTGACTATAAAATTTAAATATAATAGACGATATGCTGGTAAAACTGACTAACCAACTAATTCATTATTGGTTTGTAGAGAGTGATTACACTCAATACTTTGCTTTTTGTTTGTTTCGTACCCATTTCGTACCTAATTCATACCCAAAATACAAAAATTCAGTGGGCGAACGAGTATGTTAGAATGCTTTAAGTTCAATAATGATTGCTCAAAAGTAGTAACGGGATGTAGCGCAGCTTGGTAGCGCACTTCGTTCGGGACGAAGGGGCCGCTGGTTCGAATCCAGTCATCCCGATTTAAGTACACTAGTCCAATTGTTCGATTTCGTCAAAGTAACGCGCGATCGCACTTTCTAGCGGCGGTAGTAACACACCGCGATCGCTACCGAGAACGCTGTAACTGGGACGCAAAGCGGTAAAATGCAGTTCTTGCAGGGGGGACGGGCAATAATACAATCAACATTTAGCCCTGCTTTTTTGGCAACGAGCCACGCTAATTCAGCCCAGGCGATCACGCCTCGGTTTGCTAAATGCCACAGCCCACTTTCACCGTCAATCAATAAGTCAAGACTGGTGTTGACAAGATCCGGTACGTATGTAGGTGAAATGACAACATCCTCAGCAGCGACGAACATTTGTCCTTGACGCAACTGACGCAACGCGAGAGTCACGAAGTTGTAATCATCCCAAGGTCCAAAGAAAGCACTCGTACGCACGATCAGCGCAGAACTGGAGTTTAGACTAAATGGTGAGGAAAAGCGGTCAAATATGTAAAAGTAACCGCTTTTTAGTCAATGCTGAGATTTAGAAAAAAACAGCTTGACTATGACATTTGATAAGCTGAAACAATTCCGTACAGAAGTGTACACCTTCTTGGGTAACGGCAAAGATGCAATATTTGACTTGATGGATGCAGTGCTAGTGACACGTAGTGTTGACTCGTTTGTGGAGTTGTCAACATCAGCAGTGTTTCGGCGGCAGTAGTCGAGTATCTATGAAGCTATAGAAGATGGCTTGCCACCACGCTTTGAATTGATGCAGTTGTACATCGCACAGCTACCACAATCAAGACAACTAGTATTAGCAGGAGATCATACGGCTTGGTCAAGACCAGATGCAGTGACACTAAAAGACCGTACCTACGAACATCAAGTTCAACCGATGTCAGGTACAAAACCAGTAACAGTGGGGCAAGGTTATAGCACTTCGGGCTTGGATTCCAGAAGAACCGGGGAGTTGGGCATTACCTTTATTACATGAACGCATCACCAGTTTTGACAATCCAATTACCAAAGCTGCTGCTCAACTAAAACTTGTATGCCCAAATTTGCCACAACGGGCAATATCATTGTGGGATGCAGAATACGGATGTGCCTCGTGTGTGAAGCAAACTGCGAATGTTGCTGCCGATAAACTCATGCGCTTGCGCTCTAACCGTGTGCTTTATGGTGTACCAAAAGCTTACACAGGTCTTGGTCGCCCTTGTGTTCACGGGGATAAATTTAAGCTTAACGACCCGACAACATGGAAGACACCTGACCAAAGAATGCAAGTCAACCATCCAAAGTGGGGAGGTCTGTGCTTACGTTTGTGGTCTGCGCTTCACTTTCAACAGTCTGCCAAGCACTCAATGTCTGTGATTCAAGTTGAGCGTATAGATGTTGCTAAACAGAAAAATCCCAAACCTTTATGGCTGGTCTGGGTGGGAGAGCAAAACAAGAGTCTTTGTTCTATCTGGCATCAGTTTCAACTCTGGACAGTAAGGCGGTTGAAACAACAAAATCACATTCTCTGGCACCACTAAATCTTTGCCCTTGTGAAATCGACCGTTATCGATTTGAAGAATGTTGAAACTATCTGCATAAGCTTTGGAAAACTCGTCGAGAAACCGTTGATAACACTCGGTATCAGCATGGGAAAATTGCACAAAGAAGGACTCTCCCGTTACTGGTTCAACGGCACCGTAGAGCCAAAATGCTTTGAACAACCACTGCCACTGCCCAATCGGTTTGATGCCACAGGCAGTAATTAATCGTCCGATGAGGGTATGAAGTCCAAAGCGGCTCTCATCCTGAGCAAAATAGCAAATCGGTCACTCCTCTTGGTGGACTTGGCGAACGTACTGGCTCAACACAGCGAGGTCTTCTGCAAGGTTTTTTTTGAATGCCTCTCGCTGCTGGCTGTCTTGCTGGCAATTCTGAGGACGAGCCACTTTCAGCTTTGCCTTGAGTCGATAGCGCGTCATTTGGTACACTGCATGATACTCCGCCTCGACCCCCATCGCCTCTGCCAACCACTGCTGCACTGTGCTCCGTAGCTTTGAAACCCATGTGCGGGGTTTTGTAACCGCTTTGCCAAAGCATCTTCTGCCCACTGCGGAATGACTCGCACTCCTCCAGGGGATTTCTTAATCTCCAACATCGCCTATACTCCCCCTGCCCGGTACATTGATAACCAGCTTTGCAGTGTGTTGCGATGTTTACCGAGCGCTTGGGCAATCGTACTGATACTCGGTGCCTTCTCCTGTTTCAACCAGTAAAGGACTTGCAATCGTTCCTTGTCCGTCTTTGTTTGAGCTTGACGCAACTGGTGCGCCATATTTTCCCAGCTTTCTTTCACTTCAATTGAGGTTGCACCAGCCATCAGCACAGGAGACTAAACAACTCCTCTCAGATTACTACATCTGCCTCGTCCTCTATTTAAATTGGTATCACTTTTTGCTCTGGTTGTTCGACATGACCTAAATGGACTCTACTGTCGAGCTATTTTCGCTTGCTTTAGTCTAAACTCCAGATCCAAGTCTCAAACAACTGCTTCCAGGCGTAGAAAATTTAGCCCTTGATCAAAGAGTGATGGGTGTTTTTAAAATTGTTGATTTTGAACAAAATCGATATTTAGCAATAGTCATGGATGACGAACGAGCCATAACAATGTTTGGTAATATTGCCGCTAGTTAGGTAATTTTTCCACTATCGAAAAACACTTGTCGTCTGATTCTCAAAGGACACATTCGCTATCCCAGAAATAGCTTTCGGTCATGGATGCGCTATGTTTTGCCTTGGGGAGATTTATTAATGATGCGCCAGTAGTTTTTGCGGTTAAAAAGTTTAGCTGAATGTCAAGCTAGTTTTAACTGGAAAGTGCAGATTTAGAACATGAAAAAGTACAAACCAGTCTTCTGCATCTTACTTGCGATCGCAATGATAATAGTTGGTGCTTTGCACTTTACTCACTCAAACGGATTTGAGAAGATTGTGCCAGAATACCTTCCGCATTCCTTAGCACTAGTTTACATTAGCAGATTTTTGGAAGTTTTAGCGGGAGTAGGATTATTCATTCTTGGTGTCAGCCGTTTTGCTGCATGGCTTCTGGTTGTACTTTATATTGCTGTTTTTCCAGCTAATCTCTATCAAGCAGTTAATAACATCGAAGTTGCAGCGCTACCGCACGATCCGCCACTGATTTGGTTGCGATTTCCTTTTCAAGTTTTCTTAGTCGCTTGGGCTTGGTGGTTGACAACAGAGAGTGTTCAGATCGATGATTAAGCTACAAACTGGTACTAGTGGTTGGGTTGACAAACATTGGATAGGTATCTTCTATCCACCAGATTGCAACAGCAACCAGCAATTGTCATTTTATGCCCAACGTTTTATAACTAAAGACCCAGATGAGCCGCTATCTCGCTTGATGGAGCGTGCATCGGGATTGCAAGAAAAGCTAGGTCTTATTTTATTTCAATTTCCCCAGACTTGGCACATTAATATTGAACGTCTTCAGCCTTTTTTGGAATTACTGCAAACCTACCCACAACAACAATTTACAGTCTAATTCCGTCATTCAAGTTGGCTAATTCCACAAGTTTACAAACTACTGGAAAGTGCAGGCGTCGCACTTTGCCAACTGTTCCGCTTGATGTCTGTTTGACTACCTCTTGGACTTGTATCCGCATACACAGTGAGCACTCAAGCATTGATTTGAGCGATTGGGAGCTGACTTTATGGGCTGAGCGCATCCATTCCTTCTGCACACAGGATTTGACGTGTATGTATACTTCAACAACGATCCTGATGGTCATGCACTTCGTGATGCTTAGCGATTGCACATTTTACTAAAATCTGACTGAAATCAAAGTATTATTTGTCTGAAAAATTCCAATTTTTTGTCAAAAATTATAATTCAAGAGAGTTGAACCAGGTGCAAAGTTATCTTATATATTGTGCTTGTTGTGTTACGTACTAACTGCTATTTTTTGTTTTGCGTGCATCTTGACTGAGTAATCCTACCCCAAGTGTTACCAAAGCTACTCCTAAAATTTGCCTACCTTGTAAAGCTTCCTGAATAATCAACCAAGCTAAGATTGCGGTAGAAGTAGGATTACTAATTGCCACAATGGAGGCGATCACAGCATTGGCTAAATGGATGCCAAAATTGTACAACAGTTGTCCAGCGAGTGTGAGTAAAGCGGCAATTAAACTTACAATTCCCAGAATTGACCAAACATCAGCTACCTCGATATTGACGAATAACAAACTGAGGCTAGAAAACACTAAAATAACTGTACAACTGACAACGGTAAAAGGCACAGGATGAATTGCTCGAAAACAAATTTGTGCCAGAATCCCTTGAATAGCATAAGCGACTCCGGCTCCTAAGGCTGCGCTAATACCAATTAAAGTATCGCTATCGGTTGTTGTGGTGAAACTCGGCACAACAAGAAAACTACCAGTGAAGACAATAACTAGCACTCCCCAACGCAACCACGTTGGGCGATCGCCAAAAATTCGCCAAGCGAGGATAACTGTAATTGCTGGGTGAATAAAAAATAAAACGGTAGCAACCCCAGCAGGTATCTTGGCAATGGCAATGAATAGAAGTGCGAGGGATAAAAATAAAGAAAAACTACTAATAAAAGCTTTAATAAATAGAGGGCGGCTTTGAGGTTGGAGCAACTGTTTTAAGTTTATCCATGTCGTGTCGTGAAGCTTGGGTGCTAGCAAAACTATCAACGGTAGCATAAAGACTGCGCGCAACTGCAATAGCAACAATGAGTTAGCGAGACTAGGAATAACAAATCCACCAAAGGGCAGTATCCCAAAAATGAAACTGTTGACGAAAACCACCCGCAGCAGAACGTTTTGAGCAGCGAGGCAAAGCGAACTGAGAAACACGAGCGTAAAGCCAAGCATGAATAAGAGGGGTCAGGGTTTTGTCACGAACCAATTCAGATGTAGATAAATTAGGGATTAATACTAGTTCCCTGAAAAAGAGCTACAAATAATTTCTCCTCTGCACCTCTGCGTACGCCAGTTGCTTCAACAGAGGATACCTTCACATGCAACCGACCTCCCGCACTGCACTACTGGCTCCTATGCTGCCCATATGCATCAACTTTTAAGCGAAACGAACGGTATAAGAGGTCAGGGGTTGGGGTGTTGAAATCAATCACTCCGGATGCAGCGAAATCCGTCTTGGGGAGATCAGAAGTTGATTTAAAGAAATTGTAATAATGGTAAAATAAGATACAGAAATTAGAAAAAATTTAGATAAAGCCGCAAAGTATTAACGGTGTGAAGAGGAGGTTTTTCATGAATCGCTTGCTACATCAGTTTGTCAAACATCGCAATACTAGGAGCAGTTGAGTTTCAACATCAGTCCGAAGGACACCTTCATCCGAATTATCGCCACATGACTTGGTTTCGTCCTTCAGAGATGAATAATGGTTCCACGCACAGATAACTGAAGCTACCGGCACTCAACGCGCCCAGTAGATTGCATACTTTTCCAAGATGACAAAAAAGCCGTAGAGGAGGATTCCTAAAATAGAGAGCGCCAAAAGTCCGGCAAAAGCTAGTGGTACATCAAAATTGGAACTAGCTGCAACGATGAGATAACCCATTCCACCATTCGATGCAACCGACTCAGCAATCACGGAACCAACAAATGCAAAAGATGCGGCAACTTTCAGCGATGCAAATAGATATGGTAGAGTGTGGGGCCATCCAACTTTTTGGAAAACTTCAAGCTGGGATGCGCCAAGCGATCGCAGCACGTCTTTCATCTCTGGCTCAACGGTATCTAATCCTAAAGCAACGTTAACGGCGATTGGGAAGAAGGCTAATAAGAAGGCCGTCAGTGTTGCCGGAATTTCGTTTGCACCAAACCAAACTGCAAGGAGGGGAACGAGCGCGACTTTCGGGATCGTGTTAAAACCTACCAATATCGGATAAAGCGTTAGGTAAGCAATGCGCGAGTAACCGATCAAAAATCCCAAAAAGACGCCAGTTGCGATCGCCAAAAGAAATCCAATCGTTGTTGTCACTAATGTTCGCCAAGCATTTGTCCAAAGTTGCGAACTATATGTAATAGCAGCTTGATAGATACTACTAGGTGAAGGTAAATTAAACTGCGGAATTTGAAAAATACGAACTCCAAATTCCCAAACAATCAACAACAAAATAGTTGCCAAAAATGGTAATAGAAAACTAGCTACCTTCGAGTAAAAGATCTGATTCAATTTAAATTGTTTGCTCATATTGCGTTTACCTAACTTCGACGAATGTGCCTGCGAATATCAGAAAATAGATGATTAAAATCATCGGTTAAACACATTTCCAAAGTGCGCGGTCTAGGTAAGTCAATTTTTAATTGATAAATAATTGAACTAGGGCGTGGACTCATGACGTAAACTGTATCTGATAGAAACACAGCTTCACGCAGATCGTGAGTAATCAGAATGCCAACACACTTAACTCGCATCCATAGATTTTGCAACATCACCCACATTTCCTCGCGAGTAAAGGCATCTAATGCCCCGAAAGGTTCATCTAATAAAAGAATTTCTGGTTGATGAATCAAGGCACGACACAATGAGGCACGCTGGCGCATTCCTCCAGAGAGTTGCCAGGGCAGTTGTTGTTGAAAGTCTTGCAAGCCAACGGTTGCTAAAAGTTCCTGCGCCATACGTTTGTATTCTGGCAGTCGTTGTTTATACTCGCGCTTGTATGGTTGAACAACTTCTAAAGGTAGTAAAACATTTTTTAATGTATTTCGCCAAGGTAATAACACTGGATTTTGAAAGGCAATCCCCACATTTTTGAGAGGTTTAGTAATCTTTTTTCCTTGCAGTCTTATTTCTCCAATCGCAGTAGGGTTTAAGCCAGAAACCATTTTCAGGATTGATGTTTTACCACAACCACTAGGTCCAACTATAGAAACAAACTCACCTTCGTTAATTGATAAAGAAACATCTTCAATAATTCGTTTGGGTTTATTATCAACAATGTATTCGAGACCAACGCGGTCAAATTCTAGGAGTATCAGACTTGCGGTATTAGTTGCAGTTGTCTCTGCAAAATGTTTGGCAGGCAGCATAAGCTTATAATACTAATAGGATTTTTGCTGAATTTCTATGATTTCAAAACCAAAATTTTCAACTTATGTCTGTTGGTATACAGCATAAACATTAAATACCAATTTAGACTGGAACTTCGTATATATAACTACAGTCTTTTAATATGCAATAGAATATGGCATCCGAGTTTGTATGTCTTTGGGGCAAATGCAGCAAGCGCGGTACATTTGAGAACAAACAGATACGCACTTGATACCTCAGTTAAGGGTTGCAAGTTTTCTACAGCGATCGCAACTAAACATCTATAGCAATTGAAGTGGTGCTGAGGACATAATAGAAGATTCGTTCTATTGCCTTATCAAGTTTGCGTTCTAACGCGAACCACTACCCTCGCTTCTAATCCTGACCCCTACTATCGCTCAAGTAGCTGCTGAGTTCTTGTCTCGAGTTCTTGCGTGTCAATGAGATTGAGTT
This genomic interval carries:
- a CDS encoding MotA/TolQ/ExbB proton channel family protein; translation: MPQNISLEDPKAPQLAKLQQSLAYTKSLIATRCSRVLAAYLYSGNRKTTTEFALDDSTFYTTALEASYSVPRILVWAIPVLGFIGTVIGISNAVSGFSGFLSDAADIEQIKQGIGTVTNGLAIGFDTTLLALCLSVLIMIPLVFAERFESRLLLAIDIYINDKVLSRLRDPFASLDEDAIYKTVKNALQESFPSPEALVQTAHTYAKQAAMALAKGFLLEIGKVQGVSAQLIEKMSEVSQFALQDRQ
- a CDS encoding sugar nucleotide-binding protein — its product is MRTSAFFGPWDDYNFVTLALRQLRQGQMFVAAEDVVISPTYVPDLVNTSLDLLIDGESGLWHLANRGVIAWAELAWLVAKKAGLNVDCIIARPPCKNCILPLCVPVTAFSVAIAVCYYRR
- a CDS encoding transposase, translated to MTKAAAQLKLVCPNLPQRAISLWDAEYGCASCVKQTANVAADKLMRLRSNRVLYGVPKAYTGLGRPCVHGDKFKLNDPTTWKTPDQRMQVNHPKWGGLCLRLWSALHFQQSAKHSMSVIQVERIDVAKQKNPKPLWLVWVGEQNKSLCSIWHQFQLWTVRRLKQQNHILWHH
- a CDS encoding transposase, which codes for MCYFAQDESRFGLHTLIGRLITACGIKPIGQWQWLFKAFWLYGAVEPVTGESFFVQFSHADTECYQRFLDEFSKAYADSFNILQIDNGRFHKGKDLVVPENVILLFQPPYCPELKLMPDRTKTLVLLSHPDQP
- a CDS encoding winged helix-turn-helix domain-containing protein, with amino-acid sequence MGRRCFGKAVTKPRTWVSKLRSTVQQWLAEAMGVEAEYHAVYQMTRYRLKAKLKVARPQNCQQDSQQREAFKKNLAEDLAVLSQYVRQVHQEE
- a CDS encoding helix-turn-helix domain-containing protein, whose protein sequence is MAGATSIEVKESWENMAHQLRQAQTKTDKERLQVLYWLKQEKAPSISTIAQALGKHRNTLQSWLSMYRAGGV
- a CDS encoding DoxX family protein; the protein is MKKYKPVFCILLAIAMIIVGALHFTHSNGFEKIVPEYLPHSLALVYISRFLEVLAGVGLFILGVSRFAAWLLVVLYIAVFPANLYQAVNNIEVAALPHDPPLIWLRFPFQVFLVAWAWWLTTESVQIDD
- a CDS encoding DUF72 domain-containing protein, with protein sequence MIKLQTGTSGWVDKHWIGIFYPPDCNSNQQLSFYAQRFITKDPDEPLSRLMERASGLQEKLGLILFQFPQTWHINIERLQPFLELLQTYPQQQFTV
- a CDS encoding DMT family transporter, whose translation is MLGFTLVFLSSLCLAAQNVLLRVVFVNSFIFGILPFGGFVIPSLANSLLLLQLRAVFMLPLIVLLAPKLHDTTWINLKQLLQPQSRPLFIKAFISSFSLFLSLALLFIAIAKIPAGVATVLFFIHPAITVILAWRIFGDRPTWLRWGVLVIVFTGSFLVVPSFTTTTDSDTLIGISAALGAGVAYAIQGILAQICFRAIHPVPFTVVSCTVILVFSSLSLLFVNIEVADVWSILGIVSLIAALLTLAGQLLYNFGIHLANAVIASIVAISNPTSTAILAWLIIQEALQGRQILGVALVTLGVGLLSQDARKTKNSS
- a CDS encoding ABC transporter permease is translated as MSKQFKLNQIFYSKVASFLLPFLATILLLIVWEFGVRIFQIPQFNLPSPSSIYQAAITYSSQLWTNAWRTLVTTTIGFLLAIATGVFLGFLIGYSRIAYLTLYPILVGFNTIPKVALVPLLAVWFGANEIPATLTAFLLAFFPIAVNVALGLDTVEPEMKDVLRSLGASQLEVFQKVGWPHTLPYLFASLKVAASFAFVGSVIAESVASNGGMGYLIVAASSNFDVPLAFAGLLALSILGILLYGFFVILEKYAIYWAR
- a CDS encoding ABC transporter ATP-binding protein; amino-acid sequence: MLPAKHFAETTATNTASLILLEFDRVGLEYIVDNKPKRIIEDVSLSINEGEFVSIVGPSGCGKTSILKMVSGLNPTAIGEIRLQGKKITKPLKNVGIAFQNPVLLPWRNTLKNVLLPLEVVQPYKREYKQRLPEYKRMAQELLATVGLQDFQQQLPWQLSGGMRQRASLCRALIHQPEILLLDEPFGALDAFTREEMWVMLQNLWMRVKCVGILITHDLREAVFLSDTVYVMSPRPSSIIYQLKIDLPRPRTLEMCLTDDFNHLFSDIRRHIRRS